The Miscanthus floridulus cultivar M001 chromosome 17, ASM1932011v1, whole genome shotgun sequence genome has a window encoding:
- the LOC136517676 gene encoding zinc-finger homeodomain protein 6-like, with product MEFRGQEEEPVSEEMGASSAPPPAHAPATGPVPALGSQNHAAEARYHECLRNHAAALGGHVVDGCGEFMLGGDGDRLKCAACGCHRSFHRKDDARRRHQLLLPAPAPVLSPTTPAPRVPLLLPPPHPHYAAGAAAHHPHYAPPPFPYYGTPSGSGGGTTTESSSEERGPPSGAAAAAHAQGHVRQKRFRTKFTPEQKEQMLTFAERLGWRMQKQDDALVQHFCDQVGVRRQVFKVWMHNNKHTGSGGRRQPPPQGQQQSQQQPQPQAHQQPQQEQ from the coding sequence ATGGAATTCAggggccaggaggaggagcccgtctCGGAGGAGATGGGCGCCAgctccgcgccgccgcccgcccacGCCCCCGCCACCGGCCCCGTCCCCGCCCTGGGGAGCCAGAACCACGCCGCCGAGGCGAGGTACCACGAGTGCCTGCGCAACCACGCGGCGGCGCTGGGCGGCCACGTCGTCGACGGCTGCGGGGAGTTCATGCTCGGCGGGGACGGCGACAGGCTCAAGTGCGCCGCCTGCGGCTGCCACCGCAGCTTCCACCGCAAGGACGACGCGCGGCGCCGCCACCAGCTCCTGCTCCCGGCGCCCGCGCCGGTGTTGTCGCCCACGACCCCGGCCCCGCGCGTCCCGCTGCTCCTGCCGCCACCCCACCCCCACTACGCCGCCGGCGCAGCCGCCCACCACCCCCACTACGCGCCGCCGCCGTTCCCGTACTACGGCACgcccagcggcagcggcggcggcaccacGACCGAGTCGTCCAGCGAGGAGCGCGGCCCGCCGTCCGGGGCCGCTGCCGCCGCGCACGCGCAGGGCCACGTCCGGCAGAAGCGGTTCCGGACCAAGTTCACGCCGGAGCAGAAGGAGCAGATGCTGACGTTCGCGGAGCGCCTCGGCTGGCGGATGCAGAAGCAGGACGACGCGCTGGTGCAGCACTTCTGCGACCAGGTCGGCGTCCGCCGGCAGGTCTTCAAGGTCTGGATGCACAACAATAAGCACACCGGAAGCGGCGGCAGgaggcagccgccgccgcagggGCAGCAACAGTCCCAACAGCAACCGCAGCCGCAGGCGCACCAGCAGCCGCAGCAGGAGCAGTAG